In Dasypus novemcinctus isolate mDasNov1 chromosome 8, mDasNov1.1.hap2, whole genome shotgun sequence, the genomic stretch TGTGCCTGGGGCACAGTGTTGAGAATGAGTCTGAGTATGTTTGGGGTCAATGGAAAAAGAGAGCTTGGATAAATTAGAGCTGCTACTGCCACTTCTTTGGGGCTGGATTTGGGTGTGGTGGGGGATCAAATGCATGTACCACAGATTGGTCACCCCTGCTCAGGTCCAACGTCCAATTGGGAGGCCAAAGATCTCCTTCCAAACTCTTCCACTAGTTAATCTGGGTCATTCAAAAGTAAGAATAAGTTACCTACAATAACAGAGCCTGGGTTTATTCATCAGCAGTAAAATGAGAATGTTTATTAATAATACACCTGTTCCAGCTCTCAGAGGAGACAGCTGACAAGACCAAATAAGATGATGTTTGTGCTAGGGCTTTGTAAAGCAAAACCCCTATCCACACAtccatttaatgtaattatttaaaaGTAAGAATAAGTCAACCCATATAGCTGGCTACTAATCTTTTACCCAAGCAGAATCATTCCCAGCTTCTACCCATTATTACATGACATTCCAACACAACCAGGAAACAAAACGAGATGGAAACATTTTTGAACATTGTGGTTTTTAAAAGCGGGTGAATATTTTGGAAAGTTTccaattattaataatatatatttatataccgcTATCATTCACCAAAAAGTTTGAGGCAACATACAAAACATATAGAAACACATACAATAAATAATAATGGAACCAAGAGGAAAGGGCACAAGAACATCCAACAAGATGGGAATTTTGGATCTGAGCTTCTTGGCaactaaggaaaaaaacataaaacattgatctcatttttaggaaaaagaaaaaagttttacttAAGAATTATaataaggggagtggatgtgactcaagcatttgagcacctgcctcccacatgggaggtcccgggttcagttcctggtgcctcctaaagaaaacaagtgaaaaacaagcaaacagacaagggagccatcacAGTGGAGCCatatggttcagtggttgagcaccggcctcCTGtacacgaggtcccaggttcaatgcccggtcctggtacctaaaaaaaaaaaaaaaaaaaactatttaaaaaattagtaacaataacaacaaaaaataattataataaaaagaaactttcttCATTATGCTGAAGATAGTCACTATTTTCCCTTTAAGCTCCCTATGTGCCCATGTAAATGTAGATCCAGCTGACAATGTCTCTGAAGAGCTACTCAGAATAAGATATACTTAACTCTGGCATGACATCCATTTCAAAAGCACAGAGCCATGCCCATGATGCAGCATGGCACCCTGTGAGAAATATGGAACAGAGTCTAAGAACCAGTTCAAGTCCCAATTTCCCCACCTGCTGGCTGTGTGGCCATAGGCAAGTTTTTAATTCTCTGAACCCCAGTTCTTTCACCTATAAGAAGAAAACTACCTTGGAGAATTGTGACAAGGAAAATACAAAATCTGTTTCGCAGACACTTAACCATCTGTAAAGCACTGACAACATGTTTGTTATTAACCCTCATGTTTTCAAATCCATGACTGTCTCTGATACTGCATTGCCCAGAGTGTCCTCAATGCCTGCTCATCCCACACGTACCCTCTCAGAGATGTAAAGTCAACCTTGGCATATTGCAGACCTGAGAAGTCCTATAAATAAAATGTTCTGTTTAGCATGTTTCAATGCAGTATTTCCAGACTTACTTGACTACAGATCTCACTTTCTTTTTGCATGCCCCTAGTCTGTGACCCACTGTTAAAGAACATTAAACTAACCCGTCGTTTCTCAATCAAGGGTGATTTTGTCCCCCGGGGGACACAGGGCCATGTCTGAACACGTTTGATTATCACGACTGGAGTTGGGGGAGGGAGGTGTGAGGGTGGGTATGGTCCAGGGATGCAAAAAACATCCTACCTTGCCCTGGACAGCTTCTCCACAAAGAATCTGGCCCAAAATTCCAACCATGTCCAGGTaaagaaaccctaaactaaacTAAGCTctttttgaacatatttatattttcaacctACATAAATTTACAGagatatattttcttctctgatccagaatttcttttcttccctccaaGCCCAGAGTTAACCTAGTTTATATGTCTGGGTTGCACCAGGAATTCTCAGTCTATGGGTCCTCACCATTGCCGACTTTGATTAAATCTCTTATCAGCCGTCTGCATTCTAGGCCCTGGTCATAATTTCCCAGGTGAACTGTGTGGCAGCACAGTCCCACTATCTCCCTGCTTCTCTCATTACTACCTAGCTCTGAACCTTCTCCAGAGCCAGTCAGTGCTCCCTGAAGTACAGTGATGAGGTCCACACCCAGTATTCCAGAGAGAGGGGGCCCTTGCAGTGACCTTGATGCTCCCTAAGAGAGACCACCAGTACGCCTCCCAGGTCACAGGGAAGAGAAAGTGTCACCTCAAAACCATAATTTGGGTAATTTCTTCCTATGTGTAGCATGTACAAATAGCAGCTAAAATGtgctaaaaaaataaaccttcttTTTCTGGAACCACACGTAAGTTCCATCTTCCTTTCCCATTCTGCTAAATGGGTCATCGTTCACTATGTTGATATTGCCGAAAGGTCCTGCTCACTTCCGTGGGTCCTCTGTCATGTTGCTCAGCTCCCCTTCATATCCaccatctctctgtgcctcatccATGCCACTCTCAGAAACAGGAGGTCCTGTCCACAGCTCCCACACCACCCCGGACTTGAAGAAACTCAATGGCATTTTCTTGGGCTCAATCCAGGAGAGAAGGGCACAGTTTGCCTCTGCCCTCAGTTTTCCCAATCTGTCCAGAGTTCCATCATTCGTTCTCCCTCTCCCAGTCATGGCCCAGGGGACGCCAGGTATAGACAACCTTCTTAGAGACctacttttctccatttcttctcctCCTCACTCCCCCTTCCATTCTAGCATAGTTTTGTTGTgtgtctcccccctcccccacacacacacacctgcttttgttttttttccactcATCATACATTCTCTATGTCTTGAGTTCCCCTACAGGCCATGCTTCTGAAAATTCAAAACTTAAGCTTTTGAACTTCAAAAGCTTTTATTACTCAAATTACCATCACTGCCAGGCATTTTAAAAGTCTCTTTAGACTCTGAGCTTTCTCTCTGCATTTTTGCTGAGCCATTCATGCAACAAGAAACTAAAAACAGAATGTCTTTAGCCTGAAATTAGGATAGGGCTAGGGGTATAAGGAAATAAGGGAGGTGGGGAAACTTTGGTTAAATATTATTATCCCATAGCAGTAGCTCCCCTGCCATTTTTTTGGTCCACTAAAGTGGACTAAAGTTTGACTACACAAATTAGTTAGGATTTATTCCATGGAGAATGGGAGCCCCAGAAAGTTTTTGAGTGGAGGAATGATAAGGGAGGGGCTTTAACAAAATTAATCCAGCAGCCGCAGAAAGAATGAATTGCAGGAGAGAGTTTAGAGGCAAGGAGGCTTCCTGGAAAGTTGCTGCAGTAGTCCAGGTGAGGAGACTTCTGaatggggagggagcagggtgCAGAAATAATGTTGAGACAATTGAACAGGACAGCTGGCCACAGCCCCTGACAGCTAGCCAAGTCTCAAGCTTCCTgggactttctttttttcttatttttgtttttttattttttattttttgtttctcaaaaaagcttcatatttttttatttagctttttgaCTCTGTGCTTGTGCTTTCAATGCTTTCACAATGATTTTCTGCTCCTCAATCAGGAAAGCACGCTTGATCCTGTCACGGACACATTTAGCACACATGGAACCACCATAGGCCCTGCTgacatgtgtttttgttttagatAACCTCATAAGAACTTTAGGTCTCACAGCATGAACCCCTTGAAGTCGACCTGAGCACACACCACATGCAGATTTTGGTGCTTTCCCAACCTTCTTGGTATAAAGGTAAACAATTCTATTACCAGGGATCCGGGATAGCCTAGTTTTGTTAGAAGCAGTATTGTAGGATAGCCTAAGATGGTATGTCAAACGCTGGACCATTTTGAATGCTCTTAGAAGACATCCCTGGAAGAGCCCTGGGACTTTCTTGACAGCCCCTGGGCCTGTAGCCTCTGCCTTCACTTTTAGAGGAGCAAGGGATTTGCAAAGGTCAAGGTGTCTCAAAACAGAATACTGCCAACCTGGCCTGACTAAGGGAGACCTAAGTGGAAACCAAATACTCCCATCCCTCCAGGGCAAGGCACAGGCACCAGGCACGATGGCTGCCAGGTGCTGGCACGTGGACAGGAACTtctggtgctgggcggctcttggCCATCCTGAGAAAGGTCAGGCTAAGCCAGGGGATGTGGCAGTAGCTCTGTCCCTCGGGGCATTCCTCCAGGGCTTGGACTAATTCTTCCAAAGCACAAatcagcccaccccaccccatctcaCAGAAACAAACTGAACcagaaatacaaaaacaaaaacagccacAGCACAAAATCACAAGATTACCAAGAAGGAATGCATGCCCGGCTGGGGCTGCTTTTTATCCTAGCAAGGCAATCAACTTGAGGATAACTGGAGACTATATATGCCCGCACGcgagtggggagagggggtagaaaaagagagagcaggaagcgtacttggcccagcggttagggtgtccgtctaccacatgggaggtccgtggttcaaaccccgggcctccttgacccgtgtggagctggcccatgcgcagcgctgatgagcgcaaggagtgccctgccacgcagggttgtcccccgcgtaggggagccccacgcacaaggagtgcgccccgtaaggagagccgcccagcacgaaagaaagtgcaggctgcctaagaatggcaccgccaacacagagaaatgacacaacaagatgtcgcaacaaaaagaaacaaagattcccgtgccactgacaacaggagtggacaatgaagacgcagcaaatagacagagaacagacaaccagggtgggggaaaggagagagaaataaataaataaatctttataaaaaagagagagagagagccaccaGGCAAGGATTCCACCCTTCAGAACCACAAGGGAGATCCCGTTTCCTCTCACCCAAGATTTGGGATcaatctcccctcccctctctgctTTTTGCCCCACCTTACTTGCCTTTTCCCTTGGTCTGTCTCAATCTCCCTTCCCACATTGCCCCTCTTGCTCCTCCTTTCTCTTGCTTTCCCCAAGCGCATTAACAATAGACTGTCCATCTGGGTCAAAATAAAAGGACCTCTGGAAAATTTATGACCATCTCTCCCAGGCCCCCAATCCCAGCCTGAGCTGGGCAGGTGTCCTGGGGAGATGGCTGAGCTGTCCGGAGTGGCCTCCTTCACCCATTCCTAATACCCGAGGATTCTGTGGTCATGGCTTACCCCATCTGCTAGGGTTCCTCTCTGAGCATGCTGGCGGGCGGGTGGGGGTCAGCCTCCGCTGGCCAGCAGGTGGTCAGCTGACCTGCCTCCGGCCCCAAA encodes the following:
- the LOC105745788 gene encoding large ribosomal subunit protein eL34-like, with product MVQRLTYHLRLSYNTASNKTRLSRIPGNRIVYLYTKKVGKAPKSACGVCSGRLQGVHAVRPKVLMRLSKTKTHVSRAYGGSMCAKCVRDRIKRAFLIEEQKIIVKALKAQAQSQKAK